One window of Deltaproteobacteria bacterium genomic DNA carries:
- a CDS encoding NUDIX domain-containing protein has translation MAIPERYNTGYNIGVGGAVVRDGKLLFVRRASRHGRGNWQLPGGFIEPDETIEQAVVREVQEEAGVTTEVEAVLGLRSRYDPDNGNGIYVILLLRPIGGEPKSDGHETDHAEYFTLEQISQLTPLPPVNWEIAQRVLAPDRRLLNPKPLTNLNGAKFTLFVG, from the coding sequence ATGGCGATCCCTGAACGTTACAACACGGGCTACAACATCGGCGTCGGCGGCGCGGTGGTGCGTGATGGCAAGCTTCTCTTCGTGCGCCGCGCGTCGCGCCACGGGCGCGGCAACTGGCAGCTACCCGGCGGTTTCATCGAGCCGGATGAGACCATCGAGCAAGCCGTGGTGCGCGAAGTTCAGGAAGAGGCTGGGGTGACGACTGAAGTTGAAGCGGTGCTGGGACTGCGCAGCCGCTACGATCCCGATAACGGCAACGGTATCTACGTGATTCTTCTCCTGCGGCCGATCGGCGGCGAGCCGAAATCGGATGGCCATGAAACCGACCATGCCGAATACTTCACGCTTGAGCAAATCAGTCAGTTAACTCCTCTGCCGCCGGTCAATTGGGAAATCGCCCAGCGCGTGCTGGCACCGGATCGACGGCTGCTCAATCCGAAACCGTTGACCAATCTCAACGGCGCCAAGTTTACACTGTTCGTCGGCTAG
- a CDS encoding DoxX family protein: MTSLKRILKYLLGLFFVTAGLNHFISADFYLKIMPPYLLGRLFLVYLSGFFAMVLGVSVVIPKFTRFSAWGLIALLIAVFPANIHMSINPELYPEYHPAVLWLRLPLQVGLIAWAYWYTGTDAEKKPLRDVAGP; the protein is encoded by the coding sequence ATGACAAGTCTCAAGCGTATCCTGAAATATCTTTTGGGCCTGTTCTTCGTAACGGCTGGACTCAATCATTTCATCAGCGCGGATTTCTACCTCAAGATCATGCCGCCGTACCTGCTGGGGCGTCTGTTTCTCGTTTACCTGAGCGGATTCTTTGCGATGGTGCTTGGGGTCTCGGTTGTGATTCCCAAGTTCACCCGTTTTTCAGCGTGGGGTCTCATCGCGCTGCTGATAGCGGTCTTTCCCGCCAATATTCACATGTCAATTAACCCTGAGCTTTACCCGGAGTATCATCCGGCAGTGTTATGGCTCAGGCTACCGTTGCAAGTTGGGTTAATCGCATGGGCCTATTGGTACACCGGCACCGATGCCGAGAAAAAACCGCTACGCGATGTGGCCGGTCCCTGA
- a CDS encoding DEAD/DEAH box helicase: protein MIVVVKIFVRAFLRSDGLPADANKLGDRAARIDLIALDRIKRDAAAVLAHRRAAVVVVHAGGDAAHRDAANPIVDIPNKSPVASGAVSFLLTLRFFPSSLIFVIAREKILLSSFHPLVERWFYERFGNPTPAQAQGWDSIAAGNSTLIAAPTGSGKTLAAFLWSIDRLIKRALAGDLDERTSVVYVSPLKALGNDIAKNLQAPLAEIYALAGREGILLPTIRVAVRSGDTPASERQSMVRRPPHILITTPESLYLLLTAPRSREFLRSAETLIVDEIHAVAQDKRGAHLALSLERLDRLCGRRLQRIGLSATQKPIDEIARLLVGSRRIGADRKPDCVIVDVGHQREMDLRVEVPDNELGPIIRQDIWAAVYDKLIATIAAHRTTLIFVNTRRLVERVAHQLTERLGEDKVGAHHGSLSRKTRLAVEEKLKSGAYPVVVATASLELGIDIGHVDVVCHIGAPRNLAVLLQRVGRSGHWLGAIPKGIVYPLTRDDLVQSAAAIRALRQGELDLLHVVKQPRDILAQQMVATVASSRMAAKNAKGAKGSSEEEISEEALWQLMRGAYPYENLARGEYEQVLEMLCEGVETRRSRRSAYIHRDRINGVLRPRRGARLTAITNGGAIPDTADYQVVEFASETFVGTVHEDFAIESLAGDIFLLGNRSWRIRRVGSGKVWVDDAQGLPPSIPFWMGEAPARTFELSKAVAELRSAVAERLADKDAASRWLMEEISLPLAAAEQVVSYVADTVAVLGTVPSQNKIIAERFFDEAGGMQLILHSPWGGRVNRAWGLALRKRFCVSFDRELQAAATDDGICISLVEQHSFPLTEVFQMLKPAIVEDTLTQAALASPMFTNRWRWNATRALALTRFSGGKKVPVALQRMRAEDLLAAVFPEQVMCQDNRSGPVELPDHPLVKETIGDCLHEAMDLDGLMQVLIGIDDGSIQTLAIDTPSPSPMAHEILNANPYAFLDDAPLEERRARAVSLRRIDPWLGREFGQLDGAAIAEVCRQAWPEARNGDELHDLLLGVCLLPTALRPDWQPLADELIANHRATIASWKSSDGDFSAYVAAERSDLVRLAIPNVRLSPPIELPLGFQESLVNEEEALRKIVQGWLEVSGPVKVHGLSVRLGIAANKISVALLGLESAGVVMRGQFTAQALHANSEEWCERVLLARIHRLTLGRMRKEIEPVTAAEFMSFLLAWQHVAPGTHLRGRDGVLQVIEQLQGLELPAPAWERQVLPARIENYDPGDLEQLCLAGMIAWGRLRSESETAESAQSFARLKKSRRLSAPARNAPIAFLLREELSSFLEASTGRLEQISTLSPMALAVAHFLERQGASFLADIARGTGLLKVKVEEALWQLVAHGLATGDGIAGLRVLLTPEHKRVERRRLRVISGGRAAERVMPVGRWSLWRQQSGGEEIKNDEIVERRGRQLLDRYGVVFRELLVRESNMPPWRSLLALYRRLEARGEIRGGRFISGFVGEQFALPAALEALRSRRNTPIARAELAPTIVAAADPLNLVGIVAPGARLSPYSNQAIAYQNGLALEVGLVGELISRLQQVNPARG from the coding sequence ATGATCGTTGTGGTAAAAATATTTGTTCGTGCCTTTCTTCGAAGCGATGGACTCCCCGCCGATGCGAATAAACTTGGTGATCGTGCCGCTCGGATCGATCTCATAGCCCTGGACCGGATAAAGCGTGATGCCGCTGCCGTCCTTGCGCACCGCCGCGCCGCTGTAGTCGTAGTACATGCTGGTGGTGATGCCGCCCACCGCGACGCTGCTAACCCGATTGTCGATATCCCAAACAAAAGTCCGGTTGCCTCCGGAGCTGTTTCGTTTCTCTTGACCCTCCGCTTTTTTCCCTCTAGCTTAATTTTCGTCATTGCACGGGAAAAAATTTTGCTGTCTTCGTTTCATCCTCTAGTCGAGCGCTGGTTCTATGAGCGCTTCGGCAATCCGACACCGGCGCAGGCGCAAGGGTGGGATTCCATCGCCGCCGGCAATTCCACGCTAATCGCGGCGCCGACCGGTTCAGGTAAAACACTGGCGGCGTTTCTTTGGTCGATTGACCGGTTGATCAAGCGGGCGTTGGCGGGCGATTTGGATGAACGCACGAGCGTTGTTTACGTTTCGCCGTTAAAGGCGCTAGGCAACGACATCGCGAAAAATCTTCAAGCGCCTTTGGCGGAGATTTATGCGCTAGCGGGACGAGAAGGGATTTTGTTACCGACGATTCGCGTCGCGGTGCGCTCTGGCGATACGCCGGCGAGCGAGCGCCAGTCGATGGTGCGCCGGCCGCCGCATATTCTTATCACCACGCCGGAATCGCTCTATCTTTTGCTCACCGCGCCGCGCAGCCGGGAATTTCTGCGCAGCGCTGAAACTTTGATCGTCGATGAAATTCATGCGGTGGCCCAAGACAAGCGTGGCGCCCATTTGGCGTTGTCCTTGGAGCGGCTCGATCGGTTATGCGGCCGGCGCTTGCAGCGCATCGGTTTGAGCGCGACGCAAAAGCCGATTGATGAGATTGCGCGGCTGTTGGTGGGAAGCCGGCGCATTGGCGCGGATCGCAAACCGGATTGCGTCATCGTCGATGTCGGCCATCAACGTGAAATGGATTTGCGCGTCGAAGTTCCCGACAACGAGTTGGGGCCGATCATCCGCCAAGATATTTGGGCGGCGGTGTACGATAAATTGATCGCGACGATCGCCGCCCATCGGACGACGTTGATTTTCGTCAACACGCGCCGCTTGGTCGAACGTGTGGCGCATCAGTTGACCGAGCGCTTGGGCGAAGACAAGGTCGGCGCTCATCATGGCAGTCTGTCGCGCAAGACCCGGCTGGCGGTGGAGGAGAAACTCAAATCGGGCGCGTATCCGGTTGTCGTGGCGACCGCGTCATTGGAACTCGGCATCGACATCGGCCACGTCGATGTCGTCTGTCATATCGGCGCGCCGCGCAATTTAGCCGTGCTCTTGCAGCGCGTCGGCCGCTCGGGCCATTGGCTCGGCGCGATTCCCAAAGGCATTGTCTATCCGTTGACGCGTGACGATCTGGTGCAGTCGGCGGCGGCGATTCGCGCCTTGCGCCAGGGCGAGTTGGATTTGCTTCACGTGGTGAAGCAGCCGCGCGATATTCTTGCCCAGCAGATGGTGGCCACGGTGGCTAGCTCAAGAATGGCCGCAAAAAACGCAAAGGGCGCAAAAGGGTCTAGTGAAGAAGAAATTAGCGAAGAGGCCTTGTGGCAACTGATGCGCGGCGCTTATCCTTATGAAAATTTAGCGCGGGGCGAATACGAGCAGGTTTTGGAAATGCTCTGCGAAGGCGTCGAGACCCGGCGCAGCCGGCGTAGCGCTTATATTCACCGCGACCGCATCAACGGCGTACTCCGGCCGCGGCGGGGCGCGCGTTTGACGGCGATCACCAACGGCGGGGCGATTCCCGATACCGCCGACTATCAAGTCGTCGAGTTCGCCAGCGAGACGTTTGTCGGCACGGTGCATGAAGATTTTGCCATCGAGAGTTTGGCCGGCGACATATTTCTTCTCGGCAATCGTTCCTGGCGTATCCGGCGGGTCGGCTCGGGCAAAGTCTGGGTTGACGATGCTCAAGGTTTACCGCCGAGCATTCCGTTTTGGATGGGCGAGGCGCCGGCGCGGACTTTTGAATTATCTAAAGCCGTGGCTGAGCTGCGCAGCGCTGTCGCCGAGCGGCTGGCGGACAAAGATGCGGCGTCGCGCTGGCTCATGGAGGAAATCTCGCTGCCGCTGGCGGCCGCCGAACAGGTCGTCAGCTACGTCGCCGACACGGTCGCGGTGCTCGGCACGGTGCCGTCGCAGAATAAAATCATCGCCGAGCGATTCTTCGACGAGGCCGGCGGCATGCAACTGATTCTCCATTCGCCCTGGGGCGGGCGGGTCAATCGGGCGTGGGGACTGGCGCTGCGCAAACGGTTTTGCGTCAGCTTCGACCGCGAGCTGCAAGCGGCGGCCACCGACGACGGCATCTGCATTTCTCTGGTCGAGCAACACTCGTTTCCACTGACAGAAGTTTTTCAAATGCTCAAGCCGGCCATCGTCGAAGACACTTTAACCCAAGCGGCGCTCGCTTCGCCGATGTTCACCAATCGTTGGCGCTGGAACGCGACCCGCGCGTTGGCGTTGACGCGATTTAGCGGCGGCAAAAAAGTTCCGGTGGCGCTCCAACGCATGCGCGCCGAAGATTTGTTGGCCGCGGTGTTCCCGGAGCAGGTGATGTGTCAGGACAACCGTAGCGGTCCAGTCGAGCTGCCCGATCATCCCTTGGTCAAAGAAACCATCGGCGATTGTTTGCATGAAGCGATGGATCTCGACGGCTTGATGCAAGTTCTTATTGGTATCGACGACGGTTCTATTCAGACCCTCGCCATCGACACGCCGTCGCCGTCGCCCATGGCCCATGAAATTCTCAACGCCAATCCCTATGCATTTCTCGACGACGCGCCGTTGGAAGAGCGGCGCGCCCGCGCCGTCTCGCTGCGCCGCATCGATCCCTGGTTGGGACGGGAGTTTGGCCAGCTCGACGGCGCGGCCATCGCCGAAGTGTGCAGGCAAGCGTGGCCGGAAGCGCGCAATGGCGATGAATTGCACGATCTGTTGCTTGGCGTCTGTTTGCTGCCGACAGCGTTGCGGCCGGATTGGCAACCACTTGCCGACGAATTGATTGCGAATCATCGAGCCACGATTGCATCTTGGAAGAGTTCCGACGGTGATTTTTCGGCTTATGTCGCCGCTGAGCGCAGTGATCTGGTGCGTTTGGCGATTCCCAACGTTAGGTTATCGCCGCCCATTGAGTTACCGCTCGGCTTTCAAGAATCGCTGGTCAATGAAGAAGAGGCGCTTAGAAAAATCGTTCAAGGCTGGCTCGAAGTCAGCGGACCGGTGAAGGTGCACGGTTTGAGCGTGCGCTTGGGCATCGCCGCTAACAAAATCAGCGTCGCGCTACTCGGCCTGGAAAGCGCCGGTGTGGTGATGCGCGGGCAATTCACCGCGCAAGCCCTGCACGCTAACAGTGAGGAGTGGTGCGAGCGCGTCTTGCTCGCGCGCATTCATCGATTGACTCTCGGCCGCATGCGCAAGGAGATTGAGCCGGTGACGGCGGCCGAGTTCATGAGTTTTCTGCTCGCTTGGCAACATGTGGCGCCGGGAACCCATCTGCGCGGGCGCGATGGCGTCTTGCAAGTGATCGAGCAGTTGCAGGGATTGGAACTGCCGGCGCCGGCGTGGGAGCGGCAGGTTTTGCCGGCGCGCATTGAAAACTACGATCCCGGCGATCTCGAACAGCTTTGTTTGGCCGGCATGATTGCCTGGGGCCGCTTGCGAAGTGAAAGCGAGACTGCCGAGAGCGCGCAAAGTTTCGCTCGGCTGAAAAAATCGCGCCGCTTGTCGGCGCCGGCGCGCAATGCGCCGATCGCGTTTTTGTTGCGCGAAGAATTATCGTCGTTTCTCGAAGCGTCGACGGGACGCTTGGAGCAAATCTCGACGCTCTCACCGATGGCGTTGGCAGTGGCCCACTTCCTCGAACGGCAGGGGGCGAGTTTTCTCGCCGACATTGCCCGCGGCACCGGCTTGTTGAAAGTGAAAGTCGAAGAGGCGTTGTGGCAATTGGTCGCTCACGGCCTGGCCACCGGCGACGGCATCGCCGGCCTGCGCGTGCTGTTGACGCCGGAACATAAACGGGTCGAACGGCGCCGCTTGCGCGTAATCTCTGGCGGTCGTGCCGCCGAGCGCGTCATGCCGGTTGGCCGCTGGTCACTGTGGCGCCAGCAATCGGGCGGTGAGGAAATTAAAAACGACGAGATCGTCGAACGGCGTGGGCGCCAACTACTCGATCGTTATGGGGTGGTGTTTCGTGAACTGTTGGTGCGGGAATCGAACATGCCGCCCTGGCGCAGTCTGTTGGCCCTCTACCGCCGTCTCGAAGCCCGTGGCGAGATTCGCGGCGGCCGCTTTATCAGCGGTTTTGTCGGCGAGCAGTTCGCCTTGCCGGCGGCGCTGGAAGCGCTTCGTTCGCGCCGTAACACCCCAATTGCCCGAGCTGAACTGGCGCCAACCATTGTCGCCGCCGCCGATCCGTTGAATTTAGTCGGCATCGTCGCGCCGGGCGCGCGCTTGTCGCCTTATTCCAATCAAGCGATCGCTTACCAAAATGGCCTGGCGCTGGAAGTTGGCTTGGTTGGCGAATTGATTAGCCGATTGCAGCAGGTCAACCCGGCGCGCGGCTGA
- a CDS encoding xanthine dehydrogenase family protein molybdopterin-binding subunit yields MNDLRSVGIPSPRVEGEQKVSGAAIYAVDVAVPDMLWAKVLRSPLAHARIKRIDTAKAAALPGVKALLIGADLTGAKIGKKIVDMPLLADHVVRYAGEKVAAVAAVSEAIAEAALDLIDVVYDELPVVTDVLEAMRANAPLLHPDVAGYKGLLHKIDVPSNVLVNLTWKKGVVEEGFRQSDVIVENTFTVPAVHQAYIEPHSSLVRINADGTADVWSSNKSPFGMRDVVAAALQIAPTSLIIHPCYVGGDFGGKGDGNDVALCYALARKAGRPVKLTVDYTEELISGNPRHGAVIKIKTGVKKNGIMIAEHIEFVFDSGAYGSYRPQGYLVGAHDAPGPYRVPNCLVEEKYVYTNKMPAGYMRAPGHLQAFFASESQADLIAQRLGISPAEFRRMNFMRDGDSSPLGHVISHVKAAETLNRALEASGFNKPKGKNIGRGFAIGDWVSKGGESYAKIKIDEQGQITLSSAVTDTGPGVFTMMRQIVGEELKVPLDAIGVEMLDSTQVIKDTGVRGSSSTRVHGGSALDAAINARTEILRIAAQLMHSTPDELLLFDGGVTHGRAERRMTYGEIARAHGQPIVVEGHYANMSDGPEASLVAQVAEVEVDRETGTVTVRKLTTAHNTGTILNPLTHQGQIDGGVAMGFGYGLVEQIGYDESGKVLANNMGEYKIPCIKDMPALETTILQSDFGSGPYNSMSIGETALIPTAAAIANAVEDAVGVRIKSLPITAEKVLDALRGRSV; encoded by the coding sequence ATGAATGACTTGCGCAGCGTCGGAATTCCCAGTCCGAGAGTCGAAGGCGAGCAAAAAGTTTCCGGCGCGGCGATTTACGCCGTCGATGTCGCGGTGCCGGATATGCTGTGGGCCAAGGTGCTGCGAAGTCCGCTTGCCCACGCCCGGATCAAGCGTATCGACACCGCCAAGGCGGCGGCTTTGCCCGGTGTGAAAGCGCTGCTCATCGGCGCCGATCTCACCGGCGCCAAGATCGGTAAAAAAATCGTCGACATGCCGCTGCTCGCCGACCATGTCGTGCGCTACGCCGGTGAAAAAGTTGCCGCGGTGGCCGCGGTGAGCGAGGCGATCGCCGAGGCCGCGCTGGATTTGATCGACGTGGTATATGACGAGCTGCCGGTGGTCACCGACGTGCTCGAAGCGATGCGCGCGAACGCGCCGCTGCTCCATCCCGATGTCGCCGGCTATAAAGGGCTCTTGCACAAGATTGACGTGCCGAGCAACGTCTTGGTCAATCTCACTTGGAAAAAGGGCGTGGTGGAAGAGGGCTTTCGCCAATCCGATGTGATCGTCGAAAACACTTTCACCGTGCCCGCCGTGCATCAGGCTTACATCGAGCCGCATTCGTCGCTGGTGCGTATCAACGCCGACGGTACGGCCGATGTTTGGTCGTCGAACAAGAGTCCCTTCGGCATGCGCGATGTGGTCGCCGCGGCGCTGCAAATCGCGCCCACGAGTTTGATCATTCATCCCTGTTACGTCGGCGGCGATTTTGGCGGCAAAGGGGACGGTAACGATGTCGCGTTGTGCTATGCGCTGGCGCGTAAAGCGGGTCGACCGGTGAAGCTGACGGTGGATTACACCGAGGAATTGATCTCCGGCAATCCGCGCCATGGCGCGGTGATCAAGATCAAAACCGGCGTCAAGAAAAACGGTATCATGATCGCCGAGCATATCGAGTTCGTTTTCGACAGCGGCGCCTACGGTTCCTACCGGCCGCAGGGATACTTGGTCGGCGCCCATGACGCGCCCGGTCCGTACCGCGTGCCCAACTGCTTGGTCGAAGAGAAATATGTTTACACCAACAAAATGCCCGCCGGTTACATGCGCGCGCCCGGCCATCTGCAAGCGTTCTTCGCGTCCGAAAGCCAAGCGGATTTAATCGCCCAGCGCTTGGGGATCAGTCCTGCCGAGTTTCGCCGTATGAATTTCATGCGCGACGGTGACAGCTCGCCCTTGGGTCACGTGATTTCCCATGTCAAAGCGGCTGAAACGCTCAATCGCGCGCTCGAGGCGTCCGGTTTCAATAAACCGAAGGGCAAAAATATCGGCCGCGGTTTCGCCATTGGCGATTGGGTTTCCAAGGGCGGCGAATCCTACGCGAAGATTAAGATCGACGAGCAGGGTCAAATAACCTTATCATCGGCGGTGACCGACACCGGGCCTGGGGTGTTCACCATGATGCGTCAGATCGTCGGCGAAGAACTCAAAGTACCGCTCGATGCCATCGGCGTAGAAATGTTGGACTCGACGCAGGTGATTAAAGACACCGGCGTGCGCGGTAGCAGCAGTACTCGGGTCCATGGCGGTTCGGCGCTCGACGCGGCGATCAATGCGCGGACGGAAATTCTGCGCATCGCGGCGCAATTGATGCACTCCACGCCGGACGAGCTGTTGCTGTTTGACGGCGGCGTCACCCATGGCCGCGCCGAACGGCGCATGACCTATGGTGAAATCGCCCGCGCCCACGGTCAGCCGATCGTCGTCGAAGGCCATTATGCCAACATGTCGGACGGCCCCGAAGCTTCGTTGGTCGCGCAAGTGGCGGAGGTCGAAGTGGACCGCGAAACCGGCACGGTAACGGTGCGCAAACTAACCACCGCTCATAACACCGGGACGATTTTGAATCCGTTGACGCACCAAGGTCAGATCGATGGCGGGGTGGCGATGGGTTTCGGCTACGGTCTGGTGGAACAGATCGGCTACGACGAAAGCGGCAAGGTGCTAGCGAACAACATGGGCGAGTATAAAATTCCCTGCATCAAAGATATGCCGGCGCTTGAAACGACGATCTTGCAGTCGGATTTCGGCAGCGGCCCTTACAACAGCATGAGCATCGGCGAGACCGCGCTGATTCCCACCGCCGCCGCCATCGCCAACGCGGTCGAAGATGCCGTCGGCGTGCGCATCAAATCGCTGCCGATCACGGCTGAGAAAGTTTTGGATGCGCTCAGGGGACGTTCGGTCTAA
- a CDS encoding diacylglycerol kinase gives MINNDVAPLQRLVNATRNSFKGLRGAWASEAVLRYEIYCMAVALPAAWLLGHGAVERALLIGSALLIVIVEILNTAIEVTVDRVGFEHHELSGRAKDLGSAAVFCAIVLAGSVWTIVLLG, from the coding sequence ATGATCAACAACGATGTCGCACCGCTGCAGCGCTTGGTCAACGCGACGCGCAATTCGTTCAAAGGTCTGCGCGGCGCGTGGGCGAGCGAAGCGGTGCTGCGCTATGAAATCTATTGTATGGCCGTCGCGCTGCCGGCGGCGTGGCTGCTCGGCCATGGCGCGGTTGAGCGGGCGTTGTTGATCGGCAGCGCTTTGCTGATCGTGATTGTGGAAATTCTTAACACCGCCATCGAAGTGACGGTGGACCGCGTCGGATTCGAACATCATGAGTTGTCTGGACGAGCTAAAGATCTCGGTTCGGCGGCGGTGTTTTGCGCGATTGTCCTTGCCGGTTCGGTTTGGACGATTGTCTTGCTCGGTTGA
- a CDS encoding ABC transporter substrate-binding protein produces the protein MLLSARSWLMVVFIFSLSGPARAGEPLDLVRSAADKVIALLRDPQFKAADRKRERAEKLRAIINPIFDYDEIARRTLAPHWERRTPAEREEFTKLFRAFLEKIYADQIDIDDGERLVFSRETVNQDFAEVESKWINGKNEESPLIYRLKRTDGKWKVYDAVVVDISIVNNYRSQFNRVIGKSSFEELKKCCAKEPADLAGGNHRWAVLQGSLGMKLLEKLFGKKSPPTAPEAPVLRNDYEVILTDDPFNVEDRENVRAFVHLREMESYDEFKKMPSDPALRHGPLAVMSLNYLADQSVRKLLVLASSAS, from the coding sequence ATGTTGCTCAGCGCGCGTTCTTGGTTGATGGTCGTGTTCATTTTTTCACTGTCCGGGCCGGCGCGCGCCGGCGAGCCTTTGGACTTGGTTAGATCGGCGGCGGACAAAGTGATCGCGCTGTTGCGCGATCCGCAATTCAAGGCGGCTGATCGCAAGCGCGAGCGCGCCGAGAAGTTGCGAGCGATCATCAATCCGATTTTCGATTACGACGAGATCGCCCGGCGCACCTTGGCGCCTCATTGGGAGCGGCGCACACCGGCCGAACGGGAAGAGTTTACCAAGCTGTTTCGCGCCTTCTTGGAAAAAATTTATGCCGATCAGATCGACATCGACGACGGCGAGCGGCTGGTCTTCAGCCGCGAAACCGTCAACCAAGATTTCGCCGAAGTGGAATCCAAATGGATCAACGGCAAGAATGAAGAAAGCCCGCTGATCTATCGCCTCAAACGGACCGACGGTAAGTGGAAAGTCTACGATGCCGTGGTGGTCGACATCAGCATCGTCAACAACTACCGCTCGCAGTTCAACCGCGTGATCGGTAAGTCGTCCTTCGAAGAGTTGAAAAAATGTTGCGCGAAAGAGCCGGCTGATTTAGCCGGCGGCAATCATCGATGGGCTGTGCTACAGGGAAGTTTAGGGATGAAGCTCCTAGAGAAACTCTTCGGTAAAAAAAGCCCGCCGACGGCGCCGGAGGCGCCGGTTTTGCGTAACGATTACGAAGTGATTCTGACCGACGATCCGTTCAATGTCGAGGACCGTGAAAATGTCCGGGCATTCGTTCACCTACGAGAAATGGAATCCTACGACGAATTCAAAAAAATGCCGAGCGACCCAGCTCTGCGTCACGGCCCGCTGGCGGTGATGTCATTGAACTATCTTGCCGATCAATCGGTGCGCAAACTTTTAGTCTTGGCGTCCAGCGCCAGTTAG